One genomic region from Paracoccus pantotrophus encodes:
- a CDS encoding DMT family transporter: MIQTPPSPLRGILLKCLSVLVFTIMASIVKATAEGGLGVPPGQQVFFRSLFAIPVILVWLAFRHELGVGLRTFRPMGHFYRGVIGTAAMGLGFWALALLPFPEVTAIGYAAPLLTVIFAAMFLGEDVRLFRLSMVVLGLVGVVIVLSPRLSFGAAMGYKESLGAMVTLSGAACTALAQIFVRKLVQEERTSAIVFWFSVTSTLLGLLTVPFGWVMPDAETAALLVMIGLLGGLGQILLTSAYRYADASLVAPFEYASMLLALLIGWFVFDEAPTLVMLAGAALVITAGILIIWRERQLGLERNRQRKAMTPQG, from the coding sequence CAAGGCGACCGCCGAGGGCGGCCTGGGCGTGCCGCCGGGCCAGCAGGTCTTCTTCCGTTCGCTTTTCGCCATCCCGGTCATCCTGGTCTGGCTGGCATTCCGGCACGAACTGGGCGTCGGCCTCAGAACCTTTCGCCCGATGGGGCATTTCTATCGCGGCGTGATCGGCACCGCCGCCATGGGGCTGGGCTTCTGGGCGCTGGCCCTGCTGCCTTTCCCCGAGGTCACGGCCATCGGCTATGCCGCGCCGCTGCTGACGGTGATCTTCGCCGCCATGTTCCTGGGCGAGGACGTGCGGCTGTTCCGCCTGTCCATGGTGGTGCTGGGGCTGGTCGGCGTGGTGATCGTGCTGTCGCCGCGGCTGAGCTTCGGCGCCGCCATGGGCTACAAGGAAAGCCTGGGCGCCATGGTCACGCTGTCGGGCGCCGCCTGCACGGCGCTGGCGCAGATCTTCGTGCGCAAGCTGGTGCAGGAGGAACGCACCTCGGCCATCGTGTTCTGGTTCTCGGTCACATCGACGCTGCTGGGACTGCTGACGGTGCCTTTCGGCTGGGTGATGCCCGATGCCGAAACCGCGGCGCTGCTGGTCATGATCGGGCTGCTGGGCGGGCTGGGGCAGATCCTGCTGACCTCGGCCTATCGCTATGCCGATGCCTCGCTGGTGGCGCCCTTTGAATATGCCTCGATGCTGCTGGCGCTGCTGATCGGCTGGTTCGTCTTCGACGAGGCGCCGACGCTGGTGATGCTGGCGGGCGCCGCGCTGGTCATCACCGCCGGCATCCTGATCATCTGGCGCGAGCGGCAGCTGGGGCTGGAGCGCAACCGCCAGCGCAAAGCCATGACCCCGCAGGGCTAG